In a single window of the Carassius carassius chromosome 26, fCarCar2.1, whole genome shotgun sequence genome:
- the LOC132106160 gene encoding zinc finger protein 200-like, whose translation MALIKEESEDMTIEDFRVKQEDTETQTKSDFIKVENVEVKIEEAFRVKHEETEEPTDLMVLKVESQELNEDQYEKHDFMIGGKFIQTKKTSSQKTSDRFTCHRCGMCFNQKHKLNRHMRVHNVEKPVTCQQCGKRFSQKVILHSHMRIHTRDKPFQCLQCNRRFKCYKDMTRHLQTGCGIGLPLVLEIIASL comes from the exons ATGGCATTGATTAAAGAGGAAAGCGAAGACATGACAATTGAAGATTTCAGAGTCAAACAAGAAGATACTGAGACGCAAACAAAGTCTGACTTTATTAAAGTGGAGAATGTAGAGGTGAAGATTGAAGAAGCTTTccgagtcaaacatgaagagactgaggAACCAACAG acCTGATGGTGCTGAAAGTGGAGAGTCAAGAACTGAATGAAGATCAGTATGAAAAACATGATTTCATGATTGGAGGAAAATTCATACAGACTAAAAAGACTTCCTCACAGAAAACATCTGACCGTTTCACTTGCCATCGGTGTGGAATGTGTTTTAATCAGAAACATAAACTTAATagacacatgagagttcacaatGTAGAGAAGCCGGTCACCTGCCAGCAGTGTGGGAAGAGATTCAGTCAGAAAGTAATCCTTCATTCTCACATGAGGATTCACACCAGAGATAAGCCCTTTCAGTGTCTTCAGTGTAACAGGAGATTCAAGTGTTATAAAGACATGACACGTCATCTGCAAACAGGTTGTGGAATAGGGCTCCCACTGGTCCTTGAAATCATTGCAAGTCTGtga